The following coding sequences lie in one Zingiber officinale cultivar Zhangliang chromosome 2B, Zo_v1.1, whole genome shotgun sequence genomic window:
- the LOC122046408 gene encoding FT-interacting protein 3-like, giving the protein MKLAVEVVDAAELMAKDRHGSASPFVEVEFEGQVQRTQTKQKDLSPAWNETLLFNVPDPSQLPHRTIEVCVYHDATKPGGGGGHQRNFLGRVRLSGVSVAPSAAEAGVHRYPLDKRGFFSNVRGDIALRVYALPDAFPSGPSPAPATHVRDAPPLFVSEPASIEATGLKKSTDDEAKDEPPRSFFSIPAAFGGAGGQMNQAAAGGAPPLVQVRAEPSAAGAPVRPPAIIMAGKPEFGLVETAPPLASRLGYRTSDKMAAAYDMVEQMRYLYVNVVKARDLPTMDLTGSLDPYVEVKLGNYKGVTKHLEKNANPVWRQVFAFSKGNIQASQLEVVVKDKDLVRDDFVGRVVFELTDVPQRVPPDSPLAPQWYRLEDKKGDKLKKGEVMLAVWMGTQADEAFPDAWHSDAHTVAAADALATTRSKVYFSPKLIYLRVQAIEAQDLVPADKSRPPNMILKIQLGGQVRRTRPVAGTTNPIWGDEFLLVASEPFDEPLVFTVEDRVAANQDEPVGRLNLPVSAAHKRTENKQFESRWYSLAKPSASKEEAGGDKKEKFSSKLHVRLYLETGYHVLDESTHYSSDFQPAAKILRKSSIGILELGILSARNLIPMKAKEGRTTDAYCVAKYGPKWVRTRTLLSTLSPQWNEQYTWEVFDPSTVLTVAVFDNGHLAGHKEDAKDQRIGKVRIRLSTLEADRVYTHFYPLLVLQPSGVKKTGELHLAVRFSCTSWINMLALYGKPLLPKMHYTVPISVMQMDSLRRQAMMIVAIRLGRAEPPLRKEVVEYLLDVDIYMWSIRRSKANFDRLTSLLSGATAIAKWFDAVSKWKNPVTTVLVHVLFLILVFFPELILPTIFLYLSVIGIWRYRLRPRHPSHMDPRLSRADSANPDELDEEFDSFPTTKAADLVRMRYDRLRSVAGRVQTVAGDLASQGERAQAILSWRDPRATAICALIFIVLAVVFYVTPFQVVVVLVGMYLLRHPKFRSKMPSVPFNFYRRLPSKSDMLL; this is encoded by the coding sequence ATGAAGTTGGCGGTGGAAGTGGTGGACGCGGCGGAGCTCATGGCCAAGGACCGGCACGGGTCGGCGAGTCCCTTCGTGGAGGTGGAATTCGAAGGGCAGGTGCAGCGCACGCAGACTAAGCAGAAGGACCTCAGCCCCGCCTGGAACGAGACTCTGCTCTTCAACGTTCCTGATCCTTCCCAGCTCCCCCACCGCACCATCGAGGTCTGTGTTTACCATGACGCCACTAAgcccggcggcggcggcggccaccAGCGCAACTTCCTCGGCCGCGTCCGCCTCTCCGGCGTCTCCGTCGCGCCCTCCGCTGCGGAGGCCGGAGTTCATCGCTACCCCCTCGACAAGCGCGGCTTCTTTTCAAACGTCCGCGGTGACATCGCCCTTCGGGTCTACGCGCTGCCCGACGCCTTCCCCTCGGGCCCCTCCCCCGCCCCGGCTACCCATGTACGTGACGCTCCCCCCCTTTTCGTCAGCGAGCCGGCGTCAATCGAGGCTACGGGTTTGAAGAAGTCAACAGATGATGAAGCGAAGGATGAACCGCCCCGATCATTCTTCTCGATTCCGGCGGCCTTCGGCGGCGCTGGTGGGCAGATGAACCAAGCGGCTGCGGGAGGGGCGCCACCGCTGGTCCAAGTACGAGCAGAGCCATCTGCGGCGGGAGCACCAGTGCGGCCGCCGGCGATAATTATGGCCGGCAAGCCGGAATTCGGACTTGTAGAGACTGCCCCGCCACTTGCAAGCCGCCTGGGGTATCGCACCAGTGACAAGATGGCCGCCGCTTACGACATGGTGGAGCAGATGAGGTACCTGTACGTAAACGTGGTGAAAGCCCGCGACCTCCCCACCATGGACCTCACCGGCTCCCTCGATCCCTACGTGGAGGTGAAGCTGGGCAACTACAAGGGCGTCACCAAGCACCTGGAGAAGAATGCCAACCCGGTGTGGCGCCAGGTGTTTGCCTTCTCCAAGGGCAACATTCAGGCGAGCCAGCTGGAGGTGGTGGTCAAGGATAAGGACCTGGTGCGGGACGACTTCGTCGGCCGCGTCGTCTTCGAGCTGACGGACGTGCCGCAGCGCGTGCCCCCCGACAGCCCGCTCGCCCCGCAGTGGTACCGCCTCGAGGACAAGAAGGGCGACAAGCTCAAGAAGGGGGAGGTCATGCTGGCCGTGTGGATGGGCACGCAGGCCGACGAGGCATTCCCGGATGCTTGGCACTCTGACGCCCATACCGTCGCCGCCGCCGACGCCCTCGCCACCACTCGCTCCAAGGTCTATTTCTCCCCCAAGCTCATCTACCTCCGCGTGCAGGCCATCGAGGCGCAGGACCTCGTCCCAGCCGACAAGAGCCGGCCGCCGAACATGATCCTCAAGATTCAACTCGGGGGGCAGGTCCGCCGCACGCGGCCAGTAGCCGGCACGACCAACCCAATTTGGGGCGACGAATTCCTGCTCGTGGCGTCGGagccgttcgacgaaccgctcgTCTTCACGGTCGAGGACCGGGTGGCCGCTAACCAGGACGAGCCTGTCGGACGGCTGAACCTGCCTGTCTCCGCCGCCCACAAGCGGACAGAGAACAAGCAGTTTGAGTCACGGTGGTACAGCTTAGCCAAGCCGAGCGCCTCGAAGGAGGAGGCCGGCGGCGACAAGAAGGAGAAATTCTCCAGCAAACTCCACGTCCGCCTCTACCTCGAGACGGGATATCACGTGCTCGACGAATCGACCCACTACAGCAGCGACTTCCAGCCGGCGGCGAAGATCCTCCGCAAGTCGAGCATCGGCATCTTAGAGCTGGGAATCCTCAGCGCCCGCAATCTGATCCCAATGAAGGCCAAGGAGGGCCGCACTACCGATGCTTACTGCGTCGCCAAGTACGGCCCCAAATGGGTGAGGACGAGGACTCTGCTCAGCACCCTGTCTCCGCAGTGGAACGAGCAGTACACTTGGGAGGTGTTCGACCCTTCCACAGTACTCACCGTCGCCGTGTTCGACAATGGCCACCtcgccggccacaaggaggacGCCAAGGATCAGCGAATCGGAAAAGTACGCATCCGCCTCTCCACGTTGGAGGCCGACCGCGTCTACACCCACTTCTATCCCCTGTTAGTGCTTCAGCCTTCTGGAGTGAAGAAGACCGGGGAGCTGCACCTCGCCGTGCGCTTCTCCTGTACCTCCTGGATTAACATGCTCGCGCTCTATGGCAAGCCGCTGCTCCCCAAGATGCACTACACGGTGCCCATCTCCGTAATGCAGATGGACAGCCTCCGCCGGCAGGCCATGATGATCGTCGCGATAAGGCTCGGCCGCGCGGAGCCGCCGCTACGGAAGGAGGTAGTGGAGTACTTGCTCGACGTGGACATATACATGTGGAGCATTCGCCGGAGCAAGGCCAACTTCGACCGCCTCACCTCTCTGCTCTCCGGCGCCACCGCAATCGCCAAATGGTTCGACGCGGTGAGTAAATGGAAGAACCCAGTGACCACGGTGCTGGTACACGTCCTGTTCCTTATACTGGTCTTCTTCCCGGAGTTGATTCTGCCGACCATCTTCCTCTACTTGTCCGTGATCGGGATTTGGCGCTACCGGCTCCGGCCGCGTCACCCGTCGCACATGGACCCGAGGCTGTCCCGCGCGGATTCGGCGAACCCGGACGAGCTCGACGAGGAGTTCGACTCGTTCCCGACGACGAAGGCCGCGGACCTAGTGCGGATGAGGTACGACAGGCTGCGGAGCGTGGCCGGACGGGTGCAGACGGTGGCGGGCGACCTGGCGTCGCAGGGCGAGCGGGCGCAGGCTATACTGAGCTGGAGGGATCCGAGGGCCACCGCCATCTGCGCTCTGATCTTCATCGTCCTCGCCGTCGTCTTCTACGTGACCCCATTCCAGGTGGTGGTGGTGCTCGTGGGTATGTACCTTCTCCGGCACCCCAAATTCAGAAGCAAGATGCCGTCCGTTCCATTTAACTTCTACCGCCGTCTGCCGTCTAAATCCGACATGCTTCTCTGA